A portion of the Microlunatus phosphovorus NM-1 genome contains these proteins:
- a CDS encoding ATP-dependent Clp protease ATP-binding subunit: protein MFERFTDRARRVVVLAQEEARMLNHNYIGTEHILLGLIHEGEGVAAKALESLGISLEAVRQKVEEIIGHGQQSPSGHIPFTPRAKKVLELSLREALQINHSYIGTEHILLGLIREGEGVAAQVLVKLGADLNRVRSQVLQLLSGFQGKEAATAGAPEQGNAPSSSMVLDQFGRNLTQAARENKLDPVIGRETEIERVMTVLSRRTKNNPVLIGEPGVGKTAVVEGLSQAIVRGDVPETLRDKQIYTLDLGALVAGSRYRGDFEERLKKVLKEIRTRGDVVLFIDEIHTLVGAGAAEGAIDAASILKPMLARGELQTIGATTLDEYRKYVEKDAALERRFQPIQVAEPSIAHTIDILRGLRDRYEAHHRITITDEALVAAAQMADRYISDRFLPDKAIDLIDEAGARLRIRRMTAPPDLREFDEKIAAVRLEKEAAIDAQDFERAASLRDDEKKLLASRSEREAQWKSGDLDVVAEVDEEIIAEVLSTATGIPVFKLTEEESARLLRMEDELGKRYIGQHDAVRALSRSIRRTRAGLKDPKRPSGSFIFAGPSGVGKTELTKALTEFLFGDEDALIQLDMSEFSEKHTASRLFGSPPGYVGYEEGGQLTEKVRRKPFSVVLFDEVEKAHPDIFNSLLQILDEGRLTDAQGRVVDFKNTVIVMTTNLGTRDIAKSVSLGFSQAGDAEGSYEKMKAKVADELKQHFRPEFLNRVDEIVVFRQLTQADIERIVDLMVAQIEIRLKDKDMGIELTPAAKTLIAKRGFDPVLGARPLRRALQRDIEDMLAEKILFSEVKSGQIVVVDVADPGSENAFTFMGVERSTAPDTPPVEFGGVIEGLAEPGEHGEATSDR, encoded by the coding sequence ATGTTTGAGCGTTTTACCGATCGGGCCCGACGCGTCGTCGTGTTGGCGCAAGAAGAGGCTCGCATGCTGAACCACAACTACATCGGCACCGAGCACATCCTGCTCGGGTTGATCCATGAGGGTGAAGGCGTCGCGGCCAAGGCTTTGGAGTCATTGGGTATTTCGCTTGAGGCTGTTCGGCAGAAGGTCGAGGAGATCATCGGCCACGGTCAGCAGTCACCCAGTGGACATATTCCATTCACACCGCGAGCGAAGAAAGTCTTGGAGCTCTCGCTGCGCGAGGCGTTGCAGATCAACCATTCCTACATCGGCACTGAGCACATCTTGTTGGGGCTCATTCGCGAGGGAGAAGGCGTCGCCGCGCAGGTGCTGGTGAAACTCGGCGCCGATTTGAATCGGGTACGCAGCCAGGTTCTCCAACTGCTCAGCGGATTCCAGGGCAAAGAGGCGGCGACCGCCGGCGCGCCGGAGCAGGGCAACGCGCCATCCTCGTCGATGGTGCTCGACCAGTTCGGCCGCAATCTGACCCAGGCTGCTCGGGAGAACAAGCTCGACCCGGTCATCGGCCGGGAAACCGAGATCGAGCGCGTGATGACGGTGCTCTCCCGACGTACGAAGAACAACCCTGTGCTGATCGGTGAGCCCGGTGTCGGTAAGACCGCGGTGGTGGAGGGGTTGTCGCAGGCGATTGTGCGTGGCGATGTTCCCGAGACGCTGCGGGACAAGCAGATCTACACCCTCGACCTGGGTGCTCTGGTGGCCGGCAGCCGTTACCGCGGTGATTTCGAAGAGCGCCTGAAGAAGGTGCTCAAGGAGATTCGTACGCGCGGTGACGTCGTGCTGTTCATCGACGAGATCCACACCCTGGTCGGTGCCGGTGCGGCCGAGGGCGCGATCGACGCGGCGAGCATCTTGAAGCCGATGCTGGCTCGCGGGGAATTGCAGACCATCGGTGCGACCACGCTCGACGAATACCGCAAGTACGTTGAGAAGGACGCCGCGCTGGAACGCCGGTTCCAGCCGATCCAGGTGGCCGAGCCGTCGATCGCCCATACCATCGACATCCTGCGCGGGCTGCGGGACCGGTACGAGGCGCACCACCGGATCACCATCACCGACGAGGCCTTGGTGGCTGCGGCGCAGATGGCCGATCGCTATATCTCCGACCGGTTCCTGCCGGACAAGGCGATCGACCTGATCGACGAGGCCGGTGCCCGGCTCCGGATCCGCCGGATGACCGCGCCACCGGATCTGCGCGAGTTCGACGAGAAGATCGCCGCCGTACGGCTGGAGAAGGAAGCCGCGATCGACGCTCAGGATTTCGAGCGTGCCGCCAGTCTCCGCGACGACGAGAAGAAGCTGCTCGCCTCACGCTCCGAGCGGGAGGCACAGTGGAAGTCCGGCGATCTGGACGTGGTGGCCGAGGTGGACGAGGAGATCATCGCCGAGGTGCTCTCCACCGCCACCGGCATCCCGGTGTTCAAGCTCACCGAGGAGGAGTCGGCTCGACTGCTCCGGATGGAGGACGAGCTGGGCAAGCGCTACATCGGTCAGCACGACGCGGTGCGGGCGCTGTCGCGGTCGATCCGGCGTACCCGGGCCGGTCTGAAGGACCCGAAGCGGCCCAGCGGCTCGTTCATCTTCGCCGGCCCCTCCGGCGTCGGCAAGACCGAGCTGACCAAGGCGCTGACCGAGTTCCTGTTCGGCGACGAGGACGCGCTGATCCAGCTGGACATGAGCGAGTTCTCCGAGAAGCACACCGCCTCGCGGCTGTTCGGCTCGCCGCCGGGGTATGTGGGCTACGAAGAGGGCGGTCAGCTCACCGAGAAGGTGCGCCGCAAGCCGTTCAGCGTGGTCCTCTTCGACGAGGTCGAGAAGGCACACCCGGACATCTTCAACTCGCTGCTGCAGATCCTGGACGAAGGTCGGCTGACCGATGCGCAGGGCCGGGTGGTCGACTTCAAGAACACCGTCATCGTGATGACCACCAACCTGGGCACCCGGGACATCGCCAAGAGCGTGTCGCTGGGCTTCAGCCAGGCCGGTGACGCCGAGGGCAGCTACGAGAAGATGAAGGCCAAGGTCGCCGACGAGCTCAAGCAGCACTTCCGGCCCGAGTTCCTCAACCGTGTCGACGAGATCGTGGTGTTCCGCCAGCTGACCCAGGCCGACATCGAGCGGATCGTCGACCTGATGGTGGCCCAGATCGAGATCCGGCTGAAGGACAAGGACATGGGCATCGAGCTCACGCCCGCGGCCAAGACCTTGATCGCGAAGCGCGGTTTCGATCCGGTGCTGGGTGCACGGCCGCTGCGTCGGGCACTGCAGCGCGACATCGAGGACATGCTGGCCGAGAAGATCTTGTTCTCCGAGGTGAAGTCGGGTCAGATCGTGGTCGTGGATGTGGCCGATCCTGGGTCGGAAAACGCGTTTACGTTCATGGGTGTCGAACGCTCGACCGCGCCGGACACGCCGCCGGTGGAGTTCGGTGGTGTGATCGAGGGCTTGGCCGAGCCCGGCGAGCATGGTGAGGCGACCAGCGATCGCTGA
- a CDS encoding histone-like nucleoid-structuring protein Lsr2 codes for MAQRVQIILEDDYDGSQADETVSFALDGAEYEIDLSSANAADLRGALAPWLAHARKVGGRKRTRSAGRAASSESSGGSTSEIRAWAVENGMEVSSRGRISADVRQAYEKAHA; via the coding sequence GTGGCGCAGCGCGTCCAGATTATTTTGGAAGACGATTACGACGGCAGCCAAGCGGACGAGACTGTCTCGTTCGCACTCGATGGCGCAGAGTACGAGATCGATCTCTCGTCTGCGAATGCGGCGGACTTGCGGGGCGCGTTGGCGCCTTGGTTGGCACATGCGCGAAAGGTGGGCGGTCGAAAGCGGACCCGCTCTGCCGGTCGTGCCGCAAGCAGCGAAAGCAGCGGCGGTTCCACCAGTGAAATCCGCGCTTGGGCGGTCGAGAACGGCATGGAGGTGTCCAGCCGGGGTCGGATCTCCGCCGACGTTCGCCAGGCGTACGAGAAGGCACACGCCTGA
- a CDS encoding TetR/AcrR family transcriptional regulator, giving the protein MILARSTKADRTRRDIVAAAVDVWAADNSASLGTVADRAGVGRTTVNRYFADRAQLIAAVDEECRARYASAVAQSRPTEGTGLEALLRMCTELIQLGSVLGLVFADNALVDPDTWYDDEDDPLGSAISRGYQDGSLAQDLPGDWVGTVVWTTLFAAHLVVASGSRTWHEAASLLTRTLTSGIAAPGA; this is encoded by the coding sequence GTGATCCTGGCCCGATCGACCAAGGCAGACCGCACCCGACGCGACATCGTCGCCGCCGCCGTCGATGTCTGGGCAGCCGACAACAGCGCCTCACTCGGCACCGTGGCTGATCGAGCAGGGGTTGGGCGGACCACGGTGAACCGGTATTTCGCCGATCGGGCGCAGCTGATCGCCGCCGTCGACGAGGAGTGTCGGGCCCGATATGCCAGCGCGGTCGCCCAGTCGAGACCGACCGAAGGCACCGGCCTGGAAGCGCTGCTGCGGATGTGCACCGAGCTGATCCAGCTCGGATCAGTGCTCGGCCTGGTGTTCGCCGACAACGCGCTGGTCGACCCCGACACGTGGTACGACGACGAGGACGATCCGCTGGGCTCGGCCATCAGCAGGGGTTACCAGGACGGGTCGCTGGCCCAGGATCTGCCCGGAGACTGGGTTGGCACCGTCGTCTGGACCACCCTGTTCGCCGCGCATCTGGTGGTCGCCTCGGGGTCGCGCACCTGGCACGAAGCAGCCAGCCTGCTCACCCGCACCTTGACCTCCGGCATCGCCGCACCGGGTGCGTAG
- a CDS encoding zeta toxin family protein yields the protein MDAVGATWRRHAVGGTDPHVGRYLPSRLRTHRELIDAFLDVSTRIAVDGLAAVATAGPPAAGKSTQLTELGYDDTWRRIDPDDFKVLLIEHDLRSGNLAVPDEVADLALADCEGIMPMELSGIYHRESTVVADKVQQICMAARENVVIEGTMSWSGLAPQLVGDLATYGYQRLEVVLVEVPLTIALERSMARWWPDRQVGGMGGRFTPAAAIRSLYRTETETVCAAHARDLVEMATAASISAALKV from the coding sequence ATGGACGCCGTTGGCGCCACGTGGCGCAGACATGCGGTCGGTGGCACCGACCCACACGTAGGCCGCTACCTGCCGAGCCGGCTGCGGACGCACCGAGAACTGATTGATGCGTTCTTGGACGTCAGCACCCGGATTGCGGTCGACGGTCTTGCAGCGGTCGCTACGGCTGGCCCGCCGGCAGCCGGAAAGTCGACCCAACTCACTGAGCTTGGCTACGACGACACCTGGCGACGGATAGACCCGGATGACTTCAAGGTCTTGCTCATCGAGCACGATCTCCGCAGTGGGAACCTGGCCGTTCCTGACGAGGTTGCCGACTTGGCGCTGGCTGACTGCGAAGGGATCATGCCGATGGAGCTTTCCGGGATCTATCATCGCGAGTCGACTGTCGTTGCCGACAAAGTGCAGCAGATATGCATGGCTGCACGCGAGAATGTGGTTATCGAGGGCACGATGTCTTGGAGTGGGTTGGCGCCGCAACTGGTGGGCGATTTGGCGACCTACGGCTACCAAAGGCTCGAGGTGGTCCTTGTTGAAGTGCCGCTGACGATCGCGCTCGAGCGGTCCATGGCGCGTTGGTGGCCCGATCGTCAGGTCGGAGGTATGGGCGGTCGCTTCACCCCTGCGGCCGCGATTCGCAGCCTGTATCGGACTGAAACGGAAACGGTCTGCGCGGCGCATGCTCGTGACTTGGTCGAGATGGCTACTGCGGCGAGCATCTCCGCCGCACTCAAGGTCTGA
- a CDS encoding helix-turn-helix domain-containing protein, which translates to MEEAEMVARKRRSGRALASSAVPSGRRNVGVIAQSDAAAFLPVIEIVGPAAFAAGIKGGAPSKDAVRDAARVLRAQRELNQLAERRLIYQAGRAKTSQSAIAALLGTSQPTVSRIVRQIEQDPSLLAPSPNELIYRRAVGQIDTATMMKGLVSYEYRSGQYDPSGGDAYLRGDWRQIENGLAGGLITDEEYEEIAREAPSAKSASADH; encoded by the coding sequence ATGGAGGAGGCTGAGATGGTAGCGAGGAAACGGCGTTCTGGACGCGCACTTGCCTCAAGCGCGGTGCCCAGTGGAAGGAGGAACGTCGGCGTCATCGCCCAGTCCGACGCGGCGGCCTTCTTGCCGGTTATCGAGATCGTCGGTCCCGCCGCGTTCGCGGCGGGTATCAAGGGGGGGGCGCCGTCGAAGGACGCCGTCAGGGACGCTGCCAGAGTCCTTCGAGCACAGAGGGAGTTGAATCAACTGGCCGAGCGCCGGCTGATCTACCAGGCTGGTAGGGCGAAGACGTCGCAGTCCGCAATCGCAGCTCTGCTCGGGACCTCGCAACCAACGGTGTCGCGGATTGTGAGGCAGATAGAGCAGGATCCCTCACTGCTGGCACCGAGTCCCAACGAGTTGATCTATCGTCGTGCGGTCGGCCAGATCGACACGGCCACGATGATGAAGGGATTGGTGTCGTACGAATATCGCTCTGGTCAGTACGACCCCTCTGGCGGCGACGCCTACCTCCGTGGGGACTGGCGTCAGATCGAGAACGGACTTGCTGGCGGCCTCATCACTGATGAGGAGTACGAGGAGATAGCACGCGAGGCGCCGAGCGCGAAGTCTGCGAGTGCTGATCACTGA
- a CDS encoding DUF3180 domain-containing protein, which produces MRSTSWTTLLIAAIFGALGGWLIVVIAGALDVVPPYVPWTAPGALAVIAALVGALAWSTHQRIQVRHERIEPERGVAFLVLGKASALAGALVAGGYLSFALLFLGRWDAEGPRERVIRSLVAVAVAAGLCIAGLLLERACKVPGGDDEDDLEDEDPYESHS; this is translated from the coding sequence GTGAGATCGACCTCGTGGACGACCCTGCTCATCGCTGCCATCTTCGGTGCCCTCGGCGGGTGGTTGATCGTGGTCATCGCCGGCGCCCTCGATGTGGTCCCGCCGTATGTGCCCTGGACCGCGCCGGGTGCGCTGGCGGTGATCGCGGCGCTGGTCGGCGCGCTGGCGTGGTCGACCCATCAGCGGATCCAGGTGCGTCATGAACGCATCGAGCCGGAGCGTGGAGTGGCGTTCCTGGTGCTGGGCAAGGCATCCGCGCTGGCCGGCGCCCTGGTCGCCGGCGGCTATCTGAGCTTTGCGCTGCTCTTCCTCGGCCGCTGGGATGCCGAGGGGCCGAGGGAGCGAGTGATCCGGTCCCTGGTCGCCGTCGCAGTTGCGGCCGGTCTGTGCATCGCCGGCCTGCTGCTGGAACGGGCCTGCAAAGTGCCGGGTGGCGACGATGAGGACGATCTGGAGGACGAGGACCCGTACGAGTCCCACAGCTGA
- the folK gene encoding 2-amino-4-hydroxy-6-hydroxymethyldihydropteridine diphosphokinase has protein sequence MSSPNPYAIDADTLSGMKPLRKVVYSLGSNLGDRLNNLQGAVDAIRDTPDVIVVDVSSVYETEPVGGPADSPSFLNLVVVAESTLEPRTLLERAQAIEDAFGREREEKWAPRTLDVDLIMVGNSTAETDDMRLPHPLAGERAFVLLPWLEVDARGEIPGVGRISELAAAVSGTDGVVRRTDLEIEVD, from the coding sequence ATGAGCAGTCCCAATCCCTATGCCATTGACGCGGACACCCTGAGCGGAATGAAGCCGCTCCGTAAAGTCGTCTACTCGCTTGGCTCCAATCTCGGCGACCGGCTGAACAACCTGCAGGGCGCGGTCGATGCCATTCGGGACACCCCGGATGTGATCGTGGTCGATGTCTCCTCGGTGTACGAGACCGAGCCGGTGGGCGGTCCGGCGGACAGCCCGTCTTTCCTGAACCTGGTGGTGGTGGCCGAGTCGACCCTGGAACCGCGGACCTTGCTGGAGCGTGCCCAGGCGATCGAGGACGCGTTCGGCCGGGAGCGGGAGGAGAAGTGGGCCCCCCGAACCCTCGATGTGGACCTGATCATGGTCGGCAACTCGACCGCCGAGACCGACGACATGCGCCTGCCGCATCCGCTGGCCGGCGAGCGTGCCTTCGTGCTGCTGCCCTGGTTGGAGGTCGATGCCCGCGGTGAAATCCCCGGTGTCGGTCGGATCTCTGAACTGGCCGCCGCTGTTTCGGGCACCGATGGTGTCGTACGGCGCACCGATCTCGAGATCGAAGTCGACTGA
- the folB gene encoding dihydroneopterin aldolase, whose product MMTADLIVLTGIVGRGHHGVYAFERDEGQDFVVDVVATMDLSVAAESDDLAETIDYSALATAVVADIERDPVNLIEKLADRIARTCLRDPRITTVTVTVHKPQAPMPVRVGDVAVTLTRSNAI is encoded by the coding sequence ATGATGACGGCTGACCTGATTGTGCTCACCGGCATCGTCGGACGCGGGCACCACGGCGTGTATGCGTTCGAGCGAGACGAGGGGCAGGATTTCGTCGTCGATGTCGTCGCCACGATGGACCTCAGCGTGGCCGCCGAGAGCGACGACCTCGCCGAGACCATCGACTACTCGGCGTTGGCCACCGCCGTGGTGGCTGACATCGAGCGCGACCCGGTCAACCTGATCGAAAAGTTGGCCGACCGGATAGCCAGGACCTGCCTGCGCGACCCGCGGATCACGACCGTCACGGTCACGGTCCACAAGCCACAGGCGCCCATGCCCGTACGGGTCGGCGATGTCGCCGTCACCCTGACCAGGAGTAACGCCATATGA
- the folP gene encoding dihydropteroate synthase: MTAELRVDGLPHPGRTLVVGVVNVTPDSFSDGGEWLDPDDAIVHGLELLAEGADLVDVGGESTRPGAVRPTQEVELARVIPVIQALSAAGGIVSVDTMRSEVAEQAVAAGARAINDVSGGQADPRMLATVARLEVPYVCMHWRGHSADMQSRAVYADLAAEVTAELSKQIEQVLAAGIRRDRLILDPGFGFAKTGEHNWELLNHLDDLDALGYPILYGLSRKTFLGTLLATPDGRPRPARERDDASLALTTLLAQRRVWAVRVHRVRSTCDAIAVVERMRRG; this comes from the coding sequence ATGACGGCTGAGCTGCGGGTGGACGGGCTGCCCCATCCCGGGCGGACTCTGGTGGTGGGCGTCGTCAATGTCACTCCGGATTCGTTCTCCGATGGGGGCGAGTGGCTGGACCCCGACGACGCGATCGTGCACGGCCTCGAACTTCTCGCCGAGGGGGCCGATCTCGTCGATGTGGGAGGCGAGTCCACGCGACCGGGCGCGGTCAGGCCGACACAGGAGGTCGAGTTGGCGAGGGTCATCCCGGTGATCCAGGCACTGTCTGCGGCCGGTGGCATCGTCAGTGTCGACACGATGCGCTCCGAGGTCGCAGAGCAGGCGGTGGCGGCTGGTGCTCGGGCGATCAATGACGTCTCGGGCGGCCAGGCTGATCCGCGGATGCTGGCGACCGTGGCGCGGCTCGAAGTCCCGTACGTCTGCATGCACTGGCGTGGGCACTCGGCCGACATGCAGAGCCGGGCGGTGTACGCCGACCTGGCCGCCGAGGTGACGGCCGAGCTCAGCAAGCAGATCGAGCAGGTGCTGGCCGCCGGCATCCGACGGGACCGGCTGATCCTGGACCCTGGCTTCGGCTTCGCCAAGACGGGTGAGCACAACTGGGAGCTGTTGAACCATCTGGACGACCTCGACGCCCTCGGCTATCCGATCCTCTACGGGCTGTCCCGCAAGACCTTCCTCGGCACGCTGCTCGCCACACCCGACGGCCGGCCCCGTCCGGCAAGGGAACGGGATGACGCCTCACTGGCCTTGACCACGTTGCTCGCGCAACGGCGGGTCTGGGCGGTCCGCGTCCATCGCGTACGCTCCACCTGTGACGCAATTGCAGTGGTCGAACGAATGCGTCGAGGCTGA
- the folE gene encoding GTP cyclohydrolase I FolE produces MAAGTARSYDHPRVVAAVREILAGIGEDPDRDGLRDTPERVARAYAEMFAGLSQEPEDVLTTTFDLGHDEFVLVKDMEVWSCCEHHLVPFTGVAHVGYIPSADGRITGLSKLARLVDVYAKRPQVQERLTTQVADALQRILQPRGVIVVLECEHLCMTMRGVRKPGSRTVTSAVRGQLRNAATRAEALSLIMAQR; encoded by the coding sequence GTGGCGGCTGGAACGGCACGGTCGTACGACCATCCGCGGGTTGTCGCAGCCGTCCGCGAGATCCTGGCCGGGATCGGCGAAGACCCGGATCGGGACGGACTTCGGGACACTCCGGAGCGGGTTGCGCGGGCGTACGCAGAGATGTTCGCGGGACTCTCTCAGGAGCCTGAAGACGTCCTCACCACCACCTTCGACCTGGGGCATGACGAATTCGTCCTGGTCAAGGACATGGAGGTCTGGTCGTGCTGTGAGCACCACCTGGTGCCGTTCACCGGAGTCGCGCACGTGGGTTACATTCCCAGCGCGGACGGCCGGATCACCGGGCTGAGCAAGTTGGCCCGGCTGGTCGACGTCTACGCCAAGCGGCCCCAGGTGCAGGAGCGGCTGACCACCCAGGTCGCCGATGCCCTGCAGCGCATCCTGCAACCTCGCGGGGTGATCGTGGTGCTCGAGTGCGAGCACCTCTGCATGACGATGCGGGGCGTCCGCAAGCCCGGATCGCGGACCGTGACGAGCGCCGTCCGTGGCCAGTTGCGCAATGCCGCCACCCGGGCCGAGGCGCTCAGCCTGATCATGGCGCAGCGTTGA
- the ftsH gene encoding ATP-dependent zinc metalloprotease FtsH, producing MNVKRIFRGPILWIVLAVIAIGLLIDLTGNLTGGYTEEPTSKVVQIINGDEPLKEVILKDGEQEIQVTTAGDKPAKYKAVWVGNQSQDLVKRLNERVAAGTLESWQGLNPTPGFFQTLLGTLIPFIIIGVLFFFLLNSVQGGGSRVMQFGKSKAKVANKDTPKTTFADVAGCEEAIEELEEIKEFLAEPAKFQAVGAKIPKGVLLYGPPGTGKTLLARAVAGEAGVPFYSISGSDFVEMFVGVGASRVRDLFEQAKENAPAIVFIDEIDAVGRHRGAGMGGGHDEREQTLNQLLVEMDGFDVRGGVILIAATNRPDVLDPALLRPGRFDRQIAVEAPDLKGRFQILKVHAEGKPMGPDIDLEGVARRTPGFTGADLANVLNEAALLTARKNERMITNADLDEAIDRVIAGPQKRSRLMNEHEKLITAYHEGGHALVAAALPGTDPVQKVTILPRGRALGYTMVLPEQDKYANTRAELLDQLAYMMGGRAAEELVFHDPTTGASNDIEKATNVARAMVTQYGMTERLGAIKLGSSGSEPFLGRDFGHQKDYSEDIAAVVDQEVSKLISNAHQEAFDILTENRDVLDDLVRALFEKETLDRAEVAAVFQPLRLRPKRPAWTGSDTRVPSSIPPVMPPPPAIPVNGQNGHHTNGHAQIGAGAPAGGGQAGQSGQGGTGHGGSGQSGYGPVGGPSVPPNQPGPQQPGPTQGGPAQGGPAQGEPGQSWPPAGPDFR from the coding sequence ATGAACGTCAAGCGCATCTTCCGCGGCCCGATCCTGTGGATCGTCCTTGCCGTCATCGCCATCGGACTGCTGATCGATCTCACCGGCAATCTGACCGGCGGCTACACCGAGGAGCCCACGTCCAAGGTCGTCCAGATCATCAACGGTGACGAGCCGCTCAAGGAAGTCATCCTCAAGGATGGCGAGCAGGAGATCCAGGTCACCACCGCCGGCGACAAGCCCGCCAAGTACAAGGCGGTCTGGGTTGGCAACCAGAGCCAAGACCTGGTCAAGCGGCTGAACGAGCGAGTGGCCGCCGGCACCCTGGAGAGTTGGCAGGGCCTGAACCCGACCCCGGGCTTCTTCCAGACGCTGCTGGGCACCCTGATCCCGTTCATCATCATCGGCGTGCTCTTCTTCTTCCTGCTCAACTCTGTGCAGGGCGGTGGCAGCCGGGTGATGCAGTTCGGCAAGTCCAAGGCCAAGGTCGCCAACAAGGACACCCCGAAGACCACCTTCGCCGATGTCGCCGGTTGTGAGGAGGCGATCGAGGAGCTCGAGGAGATCAAGGAGTTCCTGGCCGAGCCCGCGAAGTTCCAGGCCGTCGGTGCGAAGATCCCCAAGGGCGTCTTGTTGTATGGCCCGCCTGGCACCGGCAAGACCTTGCTGGCGCGGGCGGTCGCCGGCGAGGCGGGGGTGCCGTTCTATTCGATCTCCGGCTCCGACTTCGTCGAGATGTTCGTCGGTGTGGGCGCTTCACGCGTACGTGACCTGTTCGAGCAGGCCAAGGAGAACGCCCCGGCCATCGTCTTCATCGACGAGATCGACGCGGTCGGCCGGCACCGTGGCGCCGGCATGGGCGGCGGTCACGACGAGCGTGAGCAGACGCTGAACCAACTGCTGGTCGAGATGGACGGTTTCGACGTACGCGGTGGAGTCATCCTGATCGCCGCCACTAACCGGCCCGACGTGCTGGACCCGGCGCTGCTGCGCCCGGGGCGTTTCGATCGGCAGATCGCCGTCGAGGCCCCGGATCTGAAGGGGCGTTTCCAGATCCTCAAGGTGCATGCCGAGGGCAAGCCGATGGGTCCCGACATCGATCTCGAAGGCGTGGCGCGGCGTACTCCTGGTTTCACCGGCGCCGACCTGGCCAACGTGCTCAACGAGGCCGCACTGCTGACCGCCCGCAAGAACGAGCGGATGATCACCAACGCCGATCTGGACGAAGCGATCGACCGGGTCATCGCCGGGCCGCAGAAGCGCAGCCGGCTGATGAACGAGCACGAGAAGCTGATCACCGCCTATCACGAGGGCGGCCATGCTCTGGTCGCTGCGGCGCTGCCGGGCACCGATCCCGTGCAGAAGGTGACGATCCTGCCGCGTGGCCGGGCGCTCGGCTACACGATGGTGCTGCCGGAACAGGACAAGTACGCCAACACGCGTGCGGAACTGCTCGATCAGCTGGCCTACATGATGGGTGGCCGGGCCGCCGAGGAACTGGTCTTCCACGACCCGACGACCGGTGCCAGCAACGACATCGAAAAGGCCACCAATGTGGCCCGGGCGATGGTGACGCAATACGGCATGACTGAGCGACTGGGCGCCATCAAGCTCGGCTCCAGTGGCTCCGAGCCGTTCCTCGGTCGCGACTTCGGGCATCAGAAGGACTACTCCGAGGACATCGCCGCGGTGGTGGACCAGGAGGTGTCGAAGCTGATCAGCAATGCCCATCAGGAGGCGTTCGACATCCTGACCGAGAACCGGGACGTGCTGGATGACCTGGTCAGGGCGCTGTTCGAGAAGGAGACCCTGGATCGGGCCGAGGTTGCCGCGGTCTTCCAGCCGCTGCGGCTGCGGCCGAAGCGGCCGGCGTGGACGGGCTCGGACACCCGGGTGCCCTCCAGCATTCCGCCGGTGATGCCGCCGCCTCCGGCGATTCCGGTCAACGGTCAAAACGGTCATCACACCAACGGTCACGCTCAGATCGGTGCCGGCGCCCCGGCCGGTGGTGGTCAGGCCGGGCAGAGCGGTCAGGGCGGAACCGGTCATGGTGGGAGCGGGCAGAGCGGCTATGGGCCGGTCGGTGGTCCGTCGGTGCCGCCGAATCAGCCGGGGCCGCAGCAGCCTGGTCCCACTCAAGGTGGTCCCGCTCAAGGTGGTCCCGCTCAAGGTGAGCCCGGTCAGAGTTGGCCGCCGGCGGGGCCGGACTTCCGGTGA
- the hpt gene encoding hypoxanthine phosphoribosyltransferase: protein MDDAQISGDLSRVLFTKDQIAKRIAELAAEIDTDYEGKELLLVGVLNGAVMVMGDLSRALKSHCQMDWMAISSYGSGTQSSGVVRILKDLNTDISGMHVLVVEDIIDTGLTLSYLVGNLMSRNPASLKIMTAFRKPDAAKNAVDVAYVGFDIPNDFVVGYGLDYNGRYRNLTSVATLAPHVYS from the coding sequence GTGGATGACGCGCAGATCAGCGGGGACCTCTCTCGGGTGCTGTTCACCAAGGACCAGATCGCCAAGCGGATCGCTGAGCTGGCCGCCGAGATCGATACCGACTACGAAGGCAAGGAGCTGCTCCTGGTGGGGGTGCTCAACGGCGCCGTGATGGTGATGGGCGACCTCTCCCGAGCGCTCAAGAGCCACTGCCAGATGGACTGGATGGCCATCTCCTCCTACGGCTCCGGTACGCAGTCCTCCGGAGTGGTGCGGATCCTGAAGGACCTCAACACCGACATCAGCGGCATGCACGTGTTGGTGGTCGAGGACATCATCGACACCGGCCTCACGTTGTCGTACCTGGTCGGCAACCTGATGTCTCGCAACCCGGCCAGCCTCAAGATCATGACCGCGTTCCGCAAGCCCGATGCGGCCAAGAACGCGGTCGACGTCGCGTACGTGGGCTTTGACATCCCCAATGACTTCGTCGTCGGCTACGGCCTGGACTACAACGGCCGCTACCGAAACCTGACCTCGGTCGCGACCCTGGCGCCCCACGTCTACAGCTGA